Proteins from a single region of Starkeya sp. ORNL1:
- a CDS encoding gamma-glutamylcyclotransferase: MSANPEIPYPPHDPGLWVFGYGSLMWNPGFAFEERVPARLLGAHRSLCVLSVHWRGTPERPGLVLGLDRGGSCVGIAFRVAPERSEQTLAYLREREQVTMIYRESVRRVWLRDGSARSVPAVAFLVDRSHAQYAGSLTHEQRLHHIRQGHGVGGPNRNYVLSTRDHLAELGIRDGEVEWLAERL, translated from the coding sequence ATGAGCGCAAATCCCGAAATCCCCTATCCGCCGCACGATCCCGGGCTCTGGGTGTTCGGCTATGGCTCGCTGATGTGGAATCCGGGCTTCGCCTTCGAGGAGCGCGTGCCCGCCCGCCTGCTTGGCGCCCACCGTTCGCTCTGCGTGCTGTCGGTGCATTGGCGCGGCACTCCGGAACGGCCCGGCCTGGTGCTCGGGCTCGATCGCGGCGGCAGCTGCGTCGGCATCGCCTTCCGGGTGGCGCCGGAGCGTTCGGAACAGACGCTCGCTTATCTGCGCGAGCGCGAGCAGGTGACGATGATCTATCGCGAAAGCGTGCGCCGGGTCTGGCTGCGCGACGGCAGCGCGCGCTCGGTGCCGGCGGTGGCTTTCCTGGTCGATCGCAGCCACGCGCAATATGCCGGAAGCCTGACCCATGAGCAGCGGCTGCACCATATCCGCCAGGGGCACGGTGTCGGTGGGCCGAACCGCAACTATGTGCTGTCGACCCGCGACCATCTCGCCGAGCTCGGCATTCGCGACGGCGAGGTCGAGTGGCTGGCAGAACGGCTCTGA
- a CDS encoding YdcF family protein, producing the protein MPEPSSATAPSPRPRSRAARLLSFAFVLVLAALAVLTIGFILFAAGIERRETRLDRAADGIVVLTGGAERIADAAQLLASGRGQRLLITGVHPDTTLEEIGRRVGVPRERLECCADIGRSALNTRGNAVETAQWVRGRGFRSLIVVTSSWHMPRALVELERALPGVELVPYPVVTDRMREAPWWSSPATSRLLFVEYLKLLLAYVPFRPGPAVTAEAG; encoded by the coding sequence GTGCCCGAGCCTTCATCCGCGACAGCACCGTCGCCTCGTCCCCGGTCGCGAGCCGCCCGGCTGCTGTCGTTCGCCTTCGTTCTGGTGCTGGCGGCGCTGGCCGTGCTGACCATCGGCTTCATCCTGTTCGCCGCCGGCATCGAACGGCGCGAGACGCGGCTCGATCGCGCCGCCGACGGCATCGTCGTGCTCACCGGTGGGGCGGAGCGCATCGCCGACGCGGCGCAACTGCTCGCTTCGGGGCGAGGACAGCGGCTGCTGATCACCGGCGTGCATCCCGACACCACGCTGGAGGAGATCGGTCGCCGCGTCGGCGTGCCGCGCGAGCGGCTGGAATGCTGCGCCGATATCGGCCGTTCGGCGCTGAACACCCGCGGCAATGCCGTCGAGACCGCGCAATGGGTCCGCGGGCGCGGCTTCCGCTCATTGATCGTCGTCACCTCGTCCTGGCATATGCCGCGGGCATTGGTGGAACTGGAGCGGGCGTTGCCCGGGGTCGAACTGGTGCCCTATCCGGTGGTCACCGACCGCATGCGAGAGGCGCCGTGGTGGAGCAGTCCGGCGACCAGCCGGCTGCTGTTCGTCGAGTATCTGAAGCTGCTCTTGGCCTATGTGCCGTTCCGGCCCGGTCCGGCGGTGACCGCCGAAGCGGGATAA
- a CDS encoding homoserine O-acetyltransferase, translating into MADGTASFVDIAAPELARGEADRPHSAVARFGAEAPLLLDAGGVLSPFQIAYQTYGNLNAARSNAILLCHALSGDQHAANVHPVTGKPGWWETLVGPGKPIDTDRFFVICSNVLGGCMGSTGPSSLDPSSRAPYGLDLPVLTIRDMVRAQAMLIDHLGIETLLAVVGGSMGGMQVLQWAASYPERVFAAFPMASGARHSAQNIAFHEVGRQAIMADPEWRGGRYLTEGANPRRGLAVARMAAHITYMSDSSLHRKFGRRLQDREGRTFSFDADFQVESYLRHQGEAFVDRFDANSYLYVTRAMDYFDLAADYGGVLANAFKGTKTRFCLVSFTTDWLFPTAESRTVVHALNAAGASVSFAEIDSDKGHDAFLLEEPELFAITRGFLDAAARAVGVA; encoded by the coding sequence ATGGCGGACGGCACGGCATCCTTCGTGGACATAGCGGCACCCGAGCTGGCGCGCGGCGAGGCCGACCGGCCGCACTCGGCCGTGGCACGCTTCGGCGCGGAGGCGCCGCTACTGCTGGATGCCGGCGGCGTGCTGAGCCCGTTCCAGATCGCCTACCAGACCTACGGCAATCTGAATGCCGCGCGCTCCAACGCCATCCTGCTCTGCCACGCGCTTTCCGGCGACCAGCATGCAGCGAACGTGCATCCCGTCACCGGCAAGCCGGGATGGTGGGAGACGCTGGTCGGGCCGGGCAAGCCGATCGACACCGATCGCTTCTTCGTCATCTGCTCGAACGTGCTCGGCGGCTGCATGGGCAGCACGGGTCCGTCCTCGCTCGATCCCTCGAGCCGCGCGCCGTATGGCCTCGATTTGCCGGTGCTGACGATCCGCGACATGGTGCGGGCGCAGGCCATGCTGATCGACCATCTCGGCATCGAGACGCTGCTGGCCGTGGTCGGCGGCTCGATGGGCGGCATGCAGGTGCTGCAATGGGCGGCGAGCTATCCCGAGCGCGTGTTCGCCGCCTTCCCGATGGCGAGCGGCGCGCGCCATTCGGCGCAGAACATCGCCTTCCATGAGGTCGGCCGGCAGGCGATCATGGCCGATCCGGAGTGGCGCGGCGGGCGCTATCTCACCGAGGGCGCCAATCCGCGGCGCGGTCTCGCGGTGGCGCGCATGGCGGCGCACATCACCTATATGTCGGATTCCTCGCTACACCGGAAATTCGGGCGGCGGCTGCAGGATCGCGAGGGGCGCACCTTCTCGTTCGATGCCGATTTCCAGGTGGAGAGCTATCTGCGCCACCAGGGCGAAGCGTTCGTCGATCGCTTCGACGCCAATTCCTATCTCTATGTCACGCGCGCCATGGATTATTTCGACCTCGCGGCGGACTATGGCGGCGTGCTGGCCAATGCCTTCAAGGGCACCAAGACCCGCTTCTGCCTGGTCTCCTTCACCACCGACTGGCTGTTCCCGACTGCGGAATCGCGCACCGTGGTGCACGCGCTGAACGCCGCCGGTGCCTCGGTCTCCTTTGCCGAGATCGACAGCGACAAGGGGCACGACGCCTTCCTGCTGGAAGAGCCGGAGCTGTTCGCCATCACCCGCGGCTTTCTGGACGCCGCCGCACGGGCGGTGGGGGTCGCATGA
- a CDS encoding methyltransferase domain-containing protein, translating into MFPDVVDLRSFYAQPLGVVTRRLVGRAIRTRFDDVTNMSVLGIGYATPYLGVFREECERTLAFMPGAQGVTRWPSAAPTLAALVDETELPLPNGVIDRVLAVHLLEMTPNAADVLREVWRVLAPGGRLLCVVPNRRGIWARADTTPFGHGQPFSRSQITNLLREALFTPVGWDEALYVPPVPRAWFLRTAVAWERVGHSVSAPFAGVHIVEATKQVYKPVPIRKRARLRVLEPVMAPQVAGG; encoded by the coding sequence ATGTTTCCTGATGTCGTCGACCTGCGTAGCTTCTATGCCCAGCCGCTCGGTGTGGTGACACGCCGGCTGGTCGGGCGTGCCATCCGCACCCGCTTTGATGACGTCACCAACATGTCGGTGCTCGGCATCGGATATGCGACGCCCTATCTCGGTGTGTTCCGCGAGGAGTGCGAGCGCACGCTCGCCTTCATGCCGGGGGCGCAGGGCGTCACCCGCTGGCCCTCGGCCGCCCCCACTCTCGCCGCGCTGGTCGATGAGACCGAACTGCCTTTGCCCAATGGCGTCATCGACCGGGTACTCGCCGTGCATCTCCTGGAGATGACGCCGAACGCCGCGGACGTGCTGCGCGAGGTCTGGCGCGTGCTGGCGCCCGGCGGCCGGCTGCTGTGCGTGGTGCCGAACCGGCGCGGCATCTGGGCCCGCGCCGACACCACCCCGTTCGGCCACGGCCAGCCCTTCTCGCGCAGCCAGATCACCAATCTGCTGCGCGAGGCGCTGTTCACACCGGTCGGCTGGGACGAGGCGCTCTATGTGCCGCCGGTGCCGCGCGCCTGGTTCCTGCGCACCGCGGTGGCGTGGGAGCGCGTCGGCCACAGCGTCTCGGCGCCCTTTGCCGGCGTGCACATCGTGGAGGCCACCAAGCAGGTCTACAAGCCGGTCCCGATCCGCAAACGCGCCCGCCTGCGCGTGCTGGAACCCGTGATGGCGCCGCAGGTGGCGGGCGGGTGA
- the hpt gene encoding hypoxanthine phosphoribosyltransferase: protein MSEAKPRPDVQVLFDPATIATRNHELAQEIVAARPEKLLVIAVLKGSFVFAADLIRALHDVGLAPEVEFLTLSSYRDARASSGQVAVLRDVETDVRGRDVLLIDDILESGRTLAFAKDLLAARGARRVLVCVLLEKSNKRAVQITADFVGFACPDYFVVGYGMDVAHAFRQLPFIGYIPEATAD from the coding sequence ATGAGCGAAGCCAAGCCGCGCCCGGATGTCCAAGTGCTCTTCGACCCCGCCACGATCGCCACCCGCAATCACGAGCTCGCCCAGGAGATCGTTGCGGCGCGGCCGGAAAAGCTACTGGTCATCGCGGTGCTGAAGGGCAGCTTCGTGTTCGCCGCCGACCTGATCCGCGCGCTGCACGATGTCGGGCTCGCCCCGGAGGTCGAGTTCCTCACGCTATCGAGCTATCGCGATGCGCGCGCCTCCTCCGGCCAGGTCGCGGTGCTGCGCGATGTCGAGACCGATGTGCGTGGACGCGACGTGCTGCTGATCGACGACATCCTGGAATCCGGCCGCACGCTCGCCTTTGCCAAGGACCTGCTCGCCGCCCGCGGCGCCCGGCGCGTGCTGGTGTGCGTGCTCCTTGAGAAGTCCAACAAGCGGGCGGTACAGATCACTGCGGATTTCGTCGGCTTTGCGTGCCCGGATTATTTCGTGGTCGGCTACGGCATGGACGTCGCCCACGCGTTCCGGCAATTGCCCTTCATCGGCTACATCCCGGAAGCGACGGCGGATTGA
- a CDS encoding ABC transporter permease, protein MSETRGRTPPSPPPARRVSATVATRAASSPAAETTPPSTEPPAPVGDEPVQEEAREEAAAARPARVARNRPLSPIVPGATVTGHALVAVVAIMTFLAGLTVGTVSSVRTLASGWTAEISREVTIQIKPADGLDIDAALARATQLARSTPGVAAARALAASETAKLLEPWLGAGVDVSNLPVPRLVVVTLAPEAERAAIPALKSSLAAQVPSASLDDHRQWSARLSSTARAVVAMGLGVLALVSAATILSVVFATRAAVAAGRPIVEVLHFVGARDSFIAAEFQQHFLTIGLKGGAIGGGAVMLLFFLLTTLPKWLGGGTGGLPTDTLVGGMTLDLRGYGGIFGVAVLVALVTSATSRITVFRTLRSIN, encoded by the coding sequence ATGAGTGAGACGCGCGGGCGCACGCCTCCTTCCCCTCCGCCGGCGCGCCGCGTCTCGGCGACGGTCGCGACGCGCGCGGCCTCCAGCCCCGCCGCCGAGACCACGCCGCCGTCGACTGAGCCGCCGGCGCCGGTTGGCGACGAGCCGGTCCAGGAGGAGGCACGCGAGGAGGCGGCCGCCGCGCGGCCGGCGCGGGTCGCCCGGAACCGCCCGCTCTCGCCCATCGTGCCGGGCGCCACGGTCACCGGCCATGCGCTGGTCGCGGTGGTGGCGATCATGACTTTCCTCGCCGGCCTCACCGTCGGCACGGTGTCCTCGGTGCGTACGCTCGCGTCCGGCTGGACCGCCGAGATCTCGCGCGAAGTTACCATCCAGATCAAGCCGGCGGATGGCCTCGATATCGATGCCGCACTTGCCAGGGCGACGCAGCTGGCGCGATCGACACCGGGCGTTGCCGCAGCGCGGGCGCTTGCCGCGTCCGAGACCGCAAAGCTGCTGGAGCCCTGGCTCGGCGCCGGGGTCGATGTCTCCAACCTGCCGGTGCCGCGCCTCGTCGTCGTCACGCTGGCGCCGGAGGCCGAGCGCGCGGCGATTCCCGCGCTGAAAAGCTCGCTCGCCGCGCAGGTGCCCTCCGCCAGCCTCGACGATCATCGGCAATGGTCGGCGCGGCTCTCCTCCACGGCGCGCGCTGTGGTGGCGATGGGGCTCGGCGTGCTGGCGCTGGTCTCCGCCGCGACCATCCTGTCTGTGGTGTTCGCCACCCGCGCGGCGGTGGCGGCGGGACGGCCGATCGTCGAGGTGCTGCATTTCGTCGGCGCCCGCGACAGCTTCATTGCCGCCGAGTTCCAGCAACACTTCCTCACCATCGGGCTGAAGGGCGGGGCGATCGGCGGCGGGGCCGTGATGCTGCTGTTCTTCCTGCTGACGACGCTGCCGAAATGGCTCGGCGGCGGGACCGGCGGATTGCCCACCGACACGCTGGTCGGCGGCATGACGCTTGATCTGCGCGGATATGGCGGCATTTTCGGGGTGGCCGTGCTGGTGGCGCTGGTAACATCCGCGACTTCCCGCATCACGGTCTTTCGCACGCTTCGCAGCATCAACTAG
- a CDS encoding prephenate/arogenate dehydrogenase family protein yields the protein MVLDPPLATPLVKRLAVIGIGLIGSSILHAAKTRRLAGTTVAADASEAVRERAAELGLADEIAPSAAEAVKGADLVIICVPVGAMAVVAAEIGPYLEAGAIVSDVGSVKGAVLTALKAHIPGSAHIIPAHPVAGTEYSGPDAGFATLFQNRWCILTPPEGADGAAVAKLTEVWAAMGANVETMSAEHHDLVLAITSHVPHLIAYNIVGTAADLEAVTSSEVIKYSAGGFRDFTRIAASDPTMWRDVFLNNREAVIEVLGRFTEDLIALQRAIRWEQGDTLFDLFTRTRAIRRSIIEQGQETAAPDFGRAHD from the coding sequence ATGGTGCTTGATCCCCCGCTCGCGACGCCGCTGGTCAAGCGCCTCGCCGTCATCGGTATCGGCCTCATCGGCTCGTCGATCCTGCATGCCGCCAAGACCCGCCGGCTCGCCGGCACCACGGTGGCCGCCGACGCCTCGGAAGCGGTGCGTGAGCGCGCCGCCGAACTCGGCCTCGCCGACGAGATCGCGCCGAGCGCAGCCGAGGCGGTGAAGGGCGCCGACCTCGTCATCATCTGCGTGCCGGTCGGCGCCATGGCCGTGGTCGCCGCCGAGATCGGCCCGTATCTGGAAGCGGGCGCCATCGTCTCCGACGTCGGCTCGGTGAAGGGCGCGGTGCTCACTGCGCTGAAGGCACACATTCCCGGCAGCGCCCATATCATCCCGGCGCATCCGGTGGCGGGCACCGAATATTCCGGTCCCGACGCCGGCTTTGCGACGCTGTTCCAGAACCGCTGGTGTATCCTCACCCCGCCCGAAGGCGCCGATGGCGCGGCGGTGGCGAAGCTCACCGAGGTCTGGGCGGCGATGGGCGCCAATGTCGAGACCATGAGCGCCGAGCACCATGACCTGGTGCTCGCCATCACCAGCCACGTGCCGCATCTGATCGCCTACAACATCGTCGGCACCGCAGCCGACCTCGAGGCGGTGACCAGCTCCGAGGTCATCAAATACTCGGCCGGCGGCTTCCGCGACTTCACCCGTATCGCGGCGTCCGACCCGACCATGTGGCGCGACGTGTTCCTGAACAATCGGGAGGCGGTGATCGAGGTGCTTGGCCGCTTCACCGAGGATCTCATCGCGCTGCAGCGGGCGATCCGCTGGGAACAGGGCGACACGCTATTCGACCTGTTCACCCGCACCCGCGCCATCCGCCGCTCCATCATCGAGCAGGGCCAGGAGACCGCGGCGCCCGACTTCGGCCGCGCGCACGACTGA
- a CDS encoding DUF2125 domain-containing protein yields MSLTETARPSRPWKMALPLGLLVLAALGWSGAWFYASYRAQHEIEAWIAREATQGRTWSCGERTFGGFPFRFELMCTEPTVTFAGTDGWKASAQRAHAVAQVWDPGHIIAEFQGPGVVTQAATGRKLEGAWSLLQASGVGSSGRVERMSLAVDNYALTEGGKALFAARHGEIHVRHHPGDDTPTLDLAAGVLGATGAGGAGIGKAPVDAELDATITDVPHFRSMPMEDRLRSWQAAGGRAKLLLAKATAGAATLTASGDVGLDADGRPDGAFTVSVAGAEALLKGLAASDMMPPVLAGLGSIVGMAGTPTEVDGRKASAFNVRFRDGRVFLGPLPLGRIAPLW; encoded by the coding sequence ATGAGCCTCACCGAGACCGCCCGGCCGTCCCGTCCCTGGAAGATGGCGCTGCCGCTCGGGCTTTTGGTGCTCGCGGCGCTCGGCTGGTCCGGCGCCTGGTTCTATGCCTCGTACCGGGCCCAGCACGAGATCGAAGCCTGGATCGCCCGCGAGGCGACGCAGGGCCGGACCTGGAGCTGCGGCGAGCGCACCTTCGGCGGCTTTCCGTTCCGCTTCGAGCTGATGTGCACCGAGCCGACCGTGACCTTCGCCGGCACCGACGGCTGGAAGGCGAGCGCGCAGCGCGCTCATGCGGTGGCGCAGGTCTGGGATCCCGGGCACATCATCGCCGAATTCCAGGGGCCGGGCGTTGTCACGCAGGCCGCCACCGGGCGTAAGCTGGAAGGCGCGTGGTCGCTGCTGCAGGCGAGCGGCGTCGGCTCCAGCGGCCGGGTCGAGCGCATGTCGCTGGCGGTCGACAATTACGCCCTGACCGAAGGTGGAAAGGCGCTGTTCGCCGCACGGCATGGCGAGATCCATGTGCGCCATCATCCGGGCGATGATACTCCGACGCTTGACCTCGCCGCCGGCGTGCTCGGCGCCACCGGAGCGGGCGGTGCGGGAATCGGCAAGGCGCCGGTCGACGCCGAACTGGATGCGACCATCACCGATGTCCCGCATTTCCGCTCCATGCCGATGGAGGACCGGCTGCGCAGCTGGCAGGCCGCCGGAGGGCGGGCCAAGCTGCTGCTGGCGAAGGCGACCGCGGGAGCGGCGACGCTGACGGCGAGTGGCGATGTCGGGCTCGATGCGGATGGCCGGCCGGACGGCGCATTCACCGTCAGTGTGGCCGGGGCGGAGGCGCTGCTGAAGGGGTTGGCGGCGTCCGACATGATGCCGCCGGTGCTGGCCGGGCTCGGCAGCATTGTCGGCATGGCCGGCACGCCCACCGAGGTCGACGGACGCAAGGCGTCCGCCTTCAATGTCCGCTTCCGCGACGGCCGGGTCTTTCTCGGCCCGCTGCCGCTCGGGCGTATCGCCCCGCTCTGGTAG
- a CDS encoding type II toxin-antitoxin system prevent-host-death family antitoxin — protein sequence MSVDVFAENVDGLVDGLTGDERPTLITADGKPRAVLLDIARYEELRETLALVRIVAIGEQEVRDGKFLPLEEAFRSIRRHTPD from the coding sequence GTGTCGGTCGATGTTTTCGCAGAAAATGTAGACGGGTTGGTCGACGGACTGACCGGTGACGAGCGGCCGACCCTCATCACTGCGGACGGCAAGCCCAGGGCCGTGCTTCTGGATATCGCCCGCTATGAGGAGTTGCGGGAAACGTTGGCGCTCGTCAGGATCGTCGCGATAGGCGAACAGGAAGTCCGCGACGGAAAATTCCTTCCGCTTGAAGAAGCGTTTCGTAGCATTCGCCGGCACACACCCGATTAA
- the hisC gene encoding histidinol-phosphate transaminase, which yields MSSATAPAATRPVPRPSVMEIEAYVPGKAHAGPGVKVHKLSANETPLGPSPAALEAYRSSTALEAYPDGSSTRLREAIGAAFGLDPARIVCGTGSDELINLIAHAYAGPGDEVLYSQYGFLIYRIATLASGATPIVAPERDYHSDVDALLAAVTERTRIVFLANPNNPTGTYIPFDEVKRLQQGLPPNVLLALDAAYAEYVRRNDYEAGIELVATCSNVVMLRTFSKIHGLAALRVGWMYGPPEVIDAVNRIRGAFNVNAPAIAAATAAIKDGGHVEAAIAHNVRWLEWTTNELIALGLTVTPSVANFILVHFPQVPGRAAADADAFLSSRGLIVRRVDSYGIPTALRISIGTEEANRLLVATLAEFLGAGRESPDGA from the coding sequence ATGTCGTCCGCCACTGCGCCTGCCGCCACCCGGCCCGTTCCCCGGCCGAGCGTGATGGAGATCGAGGCCTATGTGCCCGGCAAGGCGCATGCGGGCCCGGGCGTGAAGGTGCACAAGCTCTCGGCCAACGAGACCCCCCTCGGTCCCAGCCCGGCCGCGCTGGAGGCCTACCGCAGCTCGACCGCGCTCGAGGCCTATCCGGACGGTTCGTCGACCAGGCTGCGCGAGGCGATCGGCGCCGCCTTCGGCCTCGATCCTGCTCGCATCGTCTGCGGCACCGGCTCGGACGAGCTCATCAACCTCATTGCCCATGCCTATGCCGGCCCGGGCGACGAGGTGCTCTATTCGCAATATGGCTTCCTCATCTATCGCATCGCCACGCTGGCGAGCGGCGCGACGCCGATCGTGGCGCCGGAGCGCGACTATCATTCGGACGTCGACGCCCTGCTGGCAGCGGTGACCGAACGCACCCGCATCGTGTTCCTCGCCAATCCGAACAACCCGACCGGCACCTACATTCCGTTCGACGAGGTGAAGCGGCTGCAGCAGGGCCTGCCGCCCAACGTGCTGCTCGCACTCGACGCGGCCTATGCGGAGTATGTCCGGCGCAACGACTATGAGGCCGGCATCGAGCTGGTCGCCACCTGCTCGAACGTCGTGATGCTGCGGACCTTCTCCAAGATCCATGGCCTCGCGGCGCTGCGCGTCGGCTGGATGTACGGGCCGCCCGAGGTGATCGATGCGGTGAACCGCATCCGCGGCGCCTTCAATGTCAACGCCCCGGCGATCGCCGCCGCCACCGCTGCGATCAAGGATGGCGGCCACGTCGAGGCCGCGATCGCGCACAATGTGCGCTGGCTGGAATGGACGACGAACGAGCTTATCGCGCTGGGCCTCACCGTCACACCGAGCGTGGCCAATTTCATCCTGGTGCATTTCCCGCAGGTGCCCGGTCGCGCCGCGGCGGATGCCGACGCCTTCCTCTCCTCGCGCGGGCTGATCGTGCGGCGGGTGGATTCCTATGGCATCCCGACGGCGCTGCGCATCAGCATCGGCACCGAGGAGGCCAACCGCCTGCTGGTCGCGACATTGGCCGAGTTCCTCGGCGCCGGCCGGGAGAGCCCCGATGGTGCTTGA
- a CDS encoding chorismate mutase: MKTSQPTDTLPTELPSLAQLRGEIDRIDAAMHALLIERGEIIDTLVAVKRVQGTEGGSAFRPAREASMMRHIVDRHRGILPVDTVEGIWRVIISTFTYVQAPYAVHADVASGEAAIRDAARFHFGFTVPFEAHMGSAGVVAAVAASKGDLGLVPAFTAPGATAWWTALEAESAPKIIARLPFVERADHPAGLPVFCIAHPVSDGAVTEVETWSVRVAGWSANAARAVAPLADVLALPDRGLDGAALLLSVSIDANGGPHGLEAVLGALRAAGASVRSAALVGSHANRYTHGA; encoded by the coding sequence ATGAAGACCTCACAGCCCACCGATACGCTACCGACCGAACTGCCGTCGCTGGCCCAGCTGCGCGGCGAGATCGACCGCATCGACGCCGCGATGCACGCGCTTTTGATCGAGCGCGGCGAGATCATCGACACGCTGGTCGCCGTCAAGCGCGTGCAGGGCACCGAAGGCGGCTCGGCGTTCCGACCGGCGCGCGAGGCCTCGATGATGCGGCATATCGTCGATCGCCATCGCGGCATCCTCCCCGTCGACACCGTCGAGGGCATCTGGCGCGTCATCATCTCCACCTTCACCTATGTGCAGGCGCCCTATGCGGTGCATGCCGACGTCGCCTCCGGCGAGGCGGCGATCCGCGATGCCGCGCGCTTCCATTTCGGCTTCACCGTGCCGTTCGAGGCGCATATGGGCTCCGCCGGCGTCGTCGCCGCGGTCGCGGCCTCCAAGGGCGATCTCGGCCTGGTGCCGGCCTTCACCGCTCCGGGCGCCACCGCCTGGTGGACCGCGCTGGAGGCCGAGAGCGCGCCGAAGATCATCGCCCGCCTGCCCTTCGTCGAGCGCGCCGACCACCCGGCCGGCCTGCCGGTGTTCTGCATCGCCCATCCGGTCAGCGACGGTGCCGTCACCGAGGTCGAGACCTGGAGCGTGCGCGTCGCCGGCTGGAGCGCCAATGCGGCACGGGCCGTCGCTCCGCTCGCCGATGTCCTCGCTCTGCCGGATCGCGGGCTCGATGGCGCTGCCTTGCTGCTCTCCGTCTCGATCGACGCCAATGGCGGGCCGCACGGACTGGAAGCCGTGCTCGGCGCGTTGCGCGCGGCCGGTGCCTCGGTGCGCTCCGCTGCCCTCGTCGGCAGCCACGCGAACCGCTATACCCACGGCGCCTGA
- the metW gene encoding methionine biosynthesis protein MetW — protein MSPRDLAIADLTMREAARAASGKRVDLLLVAEMVAPGSRVLDVGCGDGELLELLATTRGCDARGIELSREGVNAAVARGLAVIQGDADIDLADYPDDSFDYVILSQTIQATRRPKWVLEQMLRVGRSAIVSFPNFGFWRMRLDLLVNGRMPRTDNLPYGWHDTPNIHFCTVRDFVELADEVGARIEHAAALDGAGQKVRFNLPWGVWNLLGEQAVFMLTRKG, from the coding sequence ATGTCTCCGCGTGATCTGGCGATCGCCGACCTCACCATGCGCGAGGCGGCCCGCGCCGCTTCCGGCAAGCGCGTCGACCTGCTGCTGGTCGCCGAGATGGTGGCGCCCGGCTCGCGGGTGCTCGACGTCGGCTGCGGCGACGGCGAACTGCTGGAGCTGCTGGCGACGACACGCGGCTGCGACGCCCGTGGCATCGAGCTTTCGCGCGAAGGCGTGAACGCCGCGGTGGCGCGCGGCCTAGCGGTGATCCAGGGCGACGCCGACATCGACCTCGCCGACTATCCGGACGATTCGTTCGACTATGTGATCCTGTCGCAGACCATCCAGGCAACGCGCCGGCCGAAATGGGTGCTGGAGCAGATGCTCCGGGTCGGGCGCAGCGCCATCGTCTCCTTCCCGAATTTCGGCTTCTGGCGGATGCGGCTCGATCTTCTGGTGAACGGCCGCATGCCGCGCACCGACAATCTGCCTTATGGCTGGCACGACACGCCGAACATCCATTTCTGCACCGTCCGCGACTTCGTCGAACTGGCCGACGAGGTCGGCGCGCGCATCGAGCACGCCGCGGCACTGGATGGAGCGGGGCAGAAGGTGCGGTTCAACCTGCCCTGGGGCGTGTGGAACCTGCTCGGCGAGCAGGCGGTGTTCATGCTGACGCGGAAAGGGTGA
- the ftsE gene encoding cell division ATP-binding protein FtsE, producing the protein MVRFENVGLRYGMGPEVLRDVTFGIPPRSFQFLTGPSGAGKTTLLRLLFLSLRPTRGLISVFGRDVASLGPDETAALRRRIGIVFQDFRLLDHLTTYENVALPLRVQGREELSYRAEVSELLHWVGLGERMHVLPPVLSGGEKQRAAIARALIGRPEILLADEPTGNVDPRLARRLLRLFIELHKSGTSVLIATHDIALMDQFDARRLVISEGRLRIYE; encoded by the coding sequence TTGGTCCGTTTTGAGAATGTCGGCCTGCGCTACGGCATGGGGCCGGAAGTGTTGCGGGACGTCACCTTCGGCATACCGCCGCGTTCGTTCCAGTTCCTCACCGGTCCCTCCGGCGCGGGAAAGACCACGCTGCTGCGCCTGCTGTTCCTGTCGCTGCGCCCGACCCGCGGCCTGATCAGCGTGTTCGGCCGCGATGTCGCCTCACTGGGGCCCGATGAAACCGCGGCGCTGCGCCGGCGCATCGGCATCGTGTTCCAGGATTTCCGCCTGCTCGACCATCTCACCACTTATGAGAATGTCGCGCTGCCGCTGCGGGTGCAGGGCCGCGAGGAGCTGAGCTATCGCGCCGAGGTGAGTGAACTGCTGCACTGGGTGGGGCTCGGCGAGCGCATGCACGTGCTGCCCCCGGTGCTGTCCGGCGGCGAGAAGCAGCGCGCCGCGATCGCGCGGGCGCTGATCGGCCGGCCGGAAATTTTGCTCGCGGATGAGCCGACCGGCAACGTCGATCCGCGCCTCGCCCGCCGCCTGCTGCGGCTGTTCATCGAATTGCACAAGTCCGGCACTTCGGTGCTGATCGCCACGCACGACATCGCGCTGATGGACCAGTTCGATGCGCGGCGCCTCGTCATCTCCGAAGGCCGGCTGCGTATCTATGAGTGA